The Macaca fascicularis isolate 582-1 chromosome 1, T2T-MFA8v1.1 genome includes a window with the following:
- the FAM43B gene encoding protein FAM43B, protein MLPWRRNKFVLVEDEAKCKAKSLSPGLAYTSLLSSFLRSCPDLLPDWPLERLGRVFRSRRQKVELNKEDPTYTVWYLGNAVTLHAKGDGCTDDAVGKIWARCGPGGGTKMKLTLGPHGIRMQPCERGTAGGSGGRRPAHAYLLPRITYCTADGRHPRVFAWVYRHQARHKAVVLRCHAVLLARAHKARALARLLRQTALAAFSDFKRLQRQSDARHVRQQHLRAGGAAASVPRAPLRRLLNAKCAYRPPPSERSRGAPRLSSIQEEDEEEEEEDDAEEREGGAPQHERPEVLSLARELRTCSLRGVPAPPPPAQPRRWKAGPRERAGQAR, encoded by the coding sequence ATGCTGCCCTGGAGACGTAACAAATTCGTGCTGGTGGAGGACGAGGCCAAGTGCAAAGCGAAGAGCCTGAGTCCGGGGCTCGCCTACACGTCGCTGCTCTCCAGCTTCCTGCGCTCCTGCCCGGACCTGCTGCCCGACTGGCCGCTGGAGCGCCTGGGCCGCGTGTTCCGCAGCCGGCGCCAGAAAGTGGAGCTCAACAAGGAGGACCCGACCTACACCGTGTGGTACCTGGGCAACGCCGTCACCCTGCACGCCAAGGGCGACGGCTGCACCGACGACGCCGTGGGCAAGATCTGGGCTCGCTGCGGGCCGGGCGGGGGCACCAAGATGAAGCTGACGCTGGGGCCGCACGGCATCCGCATGCAGCCGTGCGAGCGCGGCACCGCCGGGGGTTCGGGGGGCCGCAGGCCGGCGCACGCCTACCTGCTGCCGCGCATCACCTACTGCACGGCGGACGGGCGCCACCCGCGCGTCTTCGCCTGGGTCTACCGCCACCAGGCGCGCCACAAGGCCGTGGTGCTGCGCTGCCACGCTGTGCTGCTGGCGCGGGCGCACAAGGCGCGCGCCCTGGCCCGCCTGCTCCGCCAGACCGCGCTGGCGGCCTTCAGCGACTTCAAGCGCCTGCAGCGCCAGAGCGATGCGCGCCACGTGCGCCAGCAGCATCTCCGCGCGGGGGGCGCCGCCGCCTCGGTGCCCCGCGCCCCGCTGCGCCGCCTGCTCAATGCCAAGTGCGCCTACCGGCCGCCGCCGAGCGAGCGCAGCCGCGGGGCGCCGCGCCTCAGCAGCATCCAGGAGGAGGacgaagaggaggaggaggaggacgacgCGGAGGAGCGAGAGGGAGGAGCCCCCCAGCACGAGCGGCCGGAGGTGCTCAGCCTGGCCCGGGAGCTGAGGACGTGCAGCCTGCGGGGCGTCCCGGCGCCCCCACCGCCGGCTCAGCCCCGCCGCTGGAAGG